The following are encoded in a window of Salinibacter ruber DSM 13855 genomic DNA:
- the ribH gene encoding 6,7-dimethyl-8-ribityllumazine synthase — MPTHLEGDLVVDGHRFALVVGRFNEHVTEDLLGGALDTLERHGADLDEVTVVHVPGSWEIPVAAQKCARTGDYDAVICLGAVVRGETPHFDYVCSGATSGTMQTSLDTEVPVLFGILTTDTVDQAIARAGSKAGNKGREAAEAAIEMATLMPKLEG; from the coding sequence ATGCCCACGCATCTCGAAGGCGATCTCGTCGTTGACGGCCACCGGTTTGCCCTCGTCGTGGGGCGCTTCAACGAGCACGTCACCGAGGACCTGCTCGGCGGCGCCCTGGACACACTGGAGCGCCACGGGGCCGATCTGGACGAGGTCACGGTGGTCCACGTGCCGGGCTCGTGGGAGATTCCCGTCGCGGCCCAGAAGTGCGCCCGCACCGGCGACTACGACGCGGTGATCTGCCTCGGCGCCGTCGTTCGGGGCGAGACGCCCCACTTCGACTATGTCTGCTCGGGGGCCACGAGCGGGACGATGCAGACGTCGCTCGATACGGAGGTGCCGGTGCTGTTTGGAATTCTGACGACCGACACGGTCGACCAGGCGATCGCCCGGGCGGGATCGAAGGCCGGCAACAAGGGGCGCGAGGCCGCCGAGGCCGCCATCGAGATGGCGACGCTCATGCCCAAGCTCGAAGGCTAA